The following coding sequences are from one Schizosaccharomyces osmophilus chromosome 1, complete sequence window:
- the sof1 gene encoding U3 snoRNP-associated protein Sof1, translated as MKVKTITRGTSLTRLNDQNPVQRNLDPNLHPFERAREYTRALNATKMDRMFAAPFLGQMGQGHQDGIYSLARDTNSLIDCSSGSGDGVVKLWNAGEREERWSTKAHDGIVRGLVFSNNGDILSCASDKYVNLYDKQDGSVKKSFLGDASLLDIDTCKKGHNFATSGANVSVWDINRDTPVSKFEWGVDTLPVVKFNYAETSILASAGIDRSIIIYDLRTSSPIAKMVNKLRTNAISWNPVEPFNFIAGSEDHNVYLHDMRNMKRALHVYKDHVSAVTSVDFSPTGQEFVSGSYDKTIRIYNAREGHSRDIYHTKRMQRVTSVRFSMDSQYIFSGSDDSNVRLWRSKASSRASIRSTREENRLKYLDALRDRYKHIPEVRRIARHRHVPSVVKKAGEIKREEVASLKRREENRRRHSKKGAVPYEKEREKHVVALQK; from the exons ATGAAAGTAAAAACAATTACTCGGGGGACATCGTTGACGCGTCTCAATGATCAGAATCCTGTGCAAAGAAATTTGGACCCTAATCTCCATCCATTTGAACGCGCTCGTGAATATACGAGGGCACTGAATGCAACAAAAATGGATCGGATGTTTGCCGCTCCTTTTCTAGGCCAGATGGGACAAGGACACCAAGATGGTATTTACTCATTAGCACGAGATACCAATTCTTTAATTGATTGTTCCAGTGGCAGTGGTGATGGTG TTGTAAAACTTTGGAATGCCggagaaagagaagaacGGTGGTCTACAAAGGCTCACGATGGCATTGTCCGTGGATTAGTATTTTCTAACAATGGTGATATACTGTCGTGTGCTTCTGACAAATATGTGAACCTTTATGATAAACAAGATGGTTCTGTtaaaaaatcctttttggGAGACGCCTCCCTTCTGGACATTGATACATGTAAGAAAGGTCATAATTTTGCTACTAGTGGTGCGAATGTTTCTGTTTGGGATATTAATCGTGACACGCCTGTATCAAAGTTCGAATGGGGTGTAGATACGTTACCAGTAGTGAAGTTTAACTATGCTGAAACTTCTATATTGGCTTCCGCTGGCATTGATCGTTCCATCATAATTTACGATTTGAGGACTTCTTCCCCAATAGCTAAAATGGTTAATAAACTTCGAACCAATGCTATTTCATGGAACCCTGTTGAGCCATTTAATTTCATTGCCGGTAGTGAAGACCATAATGTTTATTTGCATGACATGAGAAATATGAAACGAGCTCTTCATGTTTACAAGGATCATGTGTCTGCCGTTACCAGTGTAGATTTCTCTCCCACAGGACAAGAGTTCGTAAGTGGCTCTTACGATAAGACTATAAGAATTTATAATGCTCGCGAAGGTCACAGTCGGGATATATATCACACGAAGAGAATGCAGAGGGTTACTAGTGTTCGTTTTTCGATGGATTCCCAATACATATTTTCAGGCTCTGATGATAGCAATGTTCGTCTTTGGAGATCTAAAGCATCTTCACGTGCCAGTATACGCTCCACCAGAGAAGAAAACCGTCTTAAGTACTTGGATGCTTTGCGCGACCGTTACAAACATATTCCTGAAGTTCGTCGTATTGCCCGCCATCGTCATGTTCCTTCAGTCGTGAAGAAGGCAGGTGAAATCAAGAGAGAAGAAGTTGCTTCACTTAAGCGCCGTGAAGAAAATCGTCGCCGTCATAGCAAGAAAGGTGCAGTGCCTTACGAAAAAGAACGGGAAAAGCATGTTGTTGCTTTACAAAAGTAG
- the cct3 gene encoding chaperonin-containing T-complex gamma subunit Cct3 gives MQSPVFVMNTNANRQVGYKAQMSNIQAAKAVADVIRTCLGPRAMLKMLLDPIGSVLLTNDGHAILREIEVAHPAAKSMIELARTQDEEVGDGTTSVIILAGEILAAASPLLERKIHPVVMIRSFKQALEDALKVIDKITLPVNVDDNVEMFRLIRTCIGTKLVARWSDLMCHLALRAVRTVFSTANGRMEIDIKRYARVEKIPGGEIESSCVLDGVMLNKDITHPKMRRRIENPRIVLLDCPLEYRKGESQTNIEISKESDWSRVLEIEEEQIKYMCDCVIAVKPDLVITEKGISDLAQHYLLKANITAIRRTRKSDNNRIARATGATIVNRVEDLHEKDVGTGCGLFYVDKLGDEYFTFLTGCKNPKACTIVLRGPSKDIINEVERNLQDAMAVARNVFFHPKLAPGGGATEMAISVCLAEKSRAIEDVAQWPYRAIADAIEIIPRTLVQNCGANPIKSLTELRAKHAEGHYTFGIDGETGRVVDMHEYGVWEPEAVKLQSIKTAIESACLLLRVDDIVSGVRKRSD, from the exons ATGCAGTCTCCTGTATTTGTGATGA ACACAAATGCCAACCGTCAGGTTGGTTACAAGGCACAGATGTCGAATATTCAAGCGGCAAAAGCCGTTGCTGAT GTTATTCGAACGTGCTTAGGTCCTCGTGCCATGCTGAAAATGCTTCTTGACCCAATTGGTAGTGTTTTACTGACAAACGATGGACATGCAATTTTACGAGAAATCGAGGTCGCTCATCCTGCTGCAAAGAGTATGATTGAACTTGCTCGTACTCAAGACGAGGAAGTTGGTGATGGTACCACATCTGTGATCATTTTGGCTGGTGAAATTTTGGCTGCTGCTAGCCCTCTTTTGGAGCGGAAGATTCATCCCGTTGTTATGATTCGCTCATTTAAACAAGCTCTTGAAGATGCACTGAAGGTTATCGACAAAATTACTTTACCGGTGAACGTTGATGACAATGTTGAAATGTTCCGATTGATTCGTACCTGCATTGGCACAAAACTTGTTGCTAGATGGAGTGATTTGATGTGTCATTTGGCTCTCCGGGCTGTTCGTACAGTCTTCTCTACTGCTAACGgaagaatggaaattgACATCAAGCGTTATGCCCGTGTTGAAAAAATCCCTGGTGGAGAGATTGAATCTAGCTGTGTTTTGGACGGTGTAATGCTAAACAAAGATATCACACATCCTAAAATGAGACGCCGTATTGAAAATCCCCGCATTGTCTTGTTAGATTGTCCCTTGGAATACCGTAAGGGTGAATCACAAACCAACATTGAAATCAGCAAGGAGTCGGATTGGAGCCGTGTGttagaaattgaagaagaacaaattAAGTACATGTGCGACTGTGTTATTGCAGTGAAGCCTGATTTAGTAATCACAGAAAAGGGAATTTCTGACCTTGCCCAGCATTACTTACTTAAAGCAAACATTACTGCAATTCGTCGTACTCGCAAATCAGATAACAATCGTATTGCTCGTGCTACTGGTGCAACTATTGTAAACCGTGTCGAAGATTTGCATGAAAAGGATGTTGGAACCGGCTGTGGTTTGTTTTATGTTGATAAACTTGGCGATGAGTATTTTACATTCCTTACTGGTTGCAAGAACCCTAAAGCTTGCACAATTGTGTTACGAGGTCCTAGTAAAGATATTATTAACGAAGTTGAACGTAACCTTCAAGATGCTATGGCCGTTGCCAGAAACGTGTTCTTCCATCCAAAGCTTGCTCCTGGTGGTGGTGCTACCGAAATGGCCATCAGTGTTTGTCTGGCAGAAAAGTCTCGTGCCATTGAGGACGTTGCTCAATGGCCTTATCGTGCTATAGCAGATGCTATTGAAATCATTCCCCGTACTTTGGTTCAGAATTGTGGTGCTAACCCCATCAAATCGTTGACAGAGCTCCGTGCTAAGCATGCTGAGGGTCATTACACTTTCGGTATTGATGGTGAAACTGGCCGTGTTGTTGACATGCATGAGTACGGTGTTTGGGAGCCTGAGGCTGTGAAATTGCAATCCATTAAGACTGCCATTGAAAGTGCTTGCTTGCTATTACGTGTTGACGACATCGTCTCTGGTGTCCGCAAGCGTTCCGATTAA
- the tam41 gene encoding mitochondrial phosphatidate cytidylyltransferase Tam41, with product MLSNKGLLSASRYPLNFVKTYTCFNRTFSISDLINQDSLKYENQKLDVQSDLKDRLKRLLKTFNAPIQVAIGYGSGVFQQAGYGSSAKPMVDFIFQVDDPVRWHELNIQQNPSHYSLLKYLGPKAVAEVQENYGANIYYNTQVPVGNSIIKYGVIKKESLMDDLKNWNTLYTAGRCQKPVTLFQGEDFFYPLNRQNLEQATSAALFMLPNKFSEFEFYRTIVNLSYVGDIRMRLFAENPKKVDNIVSKQLFYFRKLYLPILNSRFAVNFPSYNSKLHELNGHDSTFLLEIEHESNGKASDYFNTLPINYRNLILAAARTRGFSENDLWLRTSIQNRQMLSITALKHLTQRSILTQSAKGILTAGLYSSISYSLEKLKKGLFRFSK from the exons ATGCTTTCAAATAAAGGTTTACTATCAGCCTCAAGGTACCCGCTGAATTTCGTGAAAACCTATACATGTTTTAACAGAACGTTTTCGATTTCTGATTTAATAAACCAGGATTCCTTAAAATATGAAAATCAGAAACTGGACGTTCAATCCGATCTAAAAGATCGACTGAAGCGTTTGCTGAAAACATTTAATGCACCTATACAAGTCGCAATAGGATATGGCAGCGGTGTGTTTCAGCAGGCGGGTTATGGATCATCT GCGAAACCAATGGtcgattttattttccagGTCGATGATCCAGTTCGTTGGCATGAATTGAACATCCAGCAAAATCCATCCCattattctttattaaaGTACTTAGGACCAAAAGCAGTAGCGGAAGTTCAAGAAAATTATGGTGctaatatttattataataCACAAGTACCTGTGGGGAACAGCATTATCAAATACGGAgtcataaaaaaggaatcattGATGGatgatttgaaaaactgGAATACTCTTTATACAGCTGGAAGATGTCAAAAACCG GTGACTTTATTTCAAGGAgaagatttcttttaccCACTTAATCGTCAAAATTTAGAACAAGCTACTTCTGCTGCTTTGTTTATGCTTCCAAATAAGTTTTCCGAATTCGAATTTTACAGAACTATAGTAAACCTTTCGTATGTAGGCGATATACGCATGCGGCTTTTTGCAGAAAATCCGAAGAAGGTGGATAATATTGTTTCAAAAcagcttttttatttcagaAAGTTATATTTACCCATCTTAAACTCGCGATTTGCTGTAAACTTCCCCTCTTATAATTCAAAATTACATGAGCTAAATGGTCATGATTCTACTTTTCTGTTGGAGATTGAACACGAATCCAATGGAAAGGCCAGTGACTATTTCAATACTTTGCCTATCAACTATAGGAATTTAATTTTGGCAGCTGCTCGTACACGAGGTTTTAGCGAAAATGATTTATGGTTACGAACATCTATTCAAAATCGACAAATGTTAAGCATAACAGCGTTGAAACATCTTACCCAAAGGTCAATCTTGACACAGAGCGCCAAGGGTATATTAACTGCCGGTTTATACAGTTCCATAAGTTACTCTTTGGAAAAGCTGAAAAAGGGattgtttcgtttttctAAGTAA
- the blt1 gene encoding ubiquitin domain-like protein Blt1 codes for MSKLPIAAPLQKKETDWNTGDTHRHAMNLPPLPQEDGIPSIPRSAALPNLSTRISPYSNKGYVGLSENDSRTLEVLNNISITVSSIINQINKLFQRSRDNASFLQELQTVVKRLSDTSFQNVESQKSVQDLHYLLETQISTQNHQVSELVKDMNKATSLEIRKELGVCLAHLKKGALDIDHALNTSLQKQSDELLSVQSTNENLNSLQGTLQGICDNLQQVFPSQEKWNSINASLFERNTELDSLAIRNAEYTNQLHAITQKLMITDEATDVQRDLISKLQGFVHNQANQEDLYQKQSLLYENWKEVVASHENDSDLLHKFHTTYNELEKLVNSFSYFANGEYAQRIEDLRMGHENVSNVLKEHTQVLLNVQQNMGSALENQERSIGFSSKQEALITKLQDLIDRLLYPGHSDKKELQTPTLPTGESLYEILTLLHRKLYIEEPKDTTSNNLKAITTDLSIYLNSFKDEVSRMSSLYTGSSFSSKTLSLLMANGEQTQEEANKENNYPELKVSNKNNQELHEHLNSTLTLRNNTLLDNIASLEVRESTLIDKIYKLELSYTQLNMDYDKVQSHFHLKQTAVQELENRSIRLEERLRMLQKWSTNSSAQDNNNASSEPIPRVVTPPPIDQSSLTNKKKRVPYNTTRNSANLETLDQQRTPNKRFSSFSGSSKVVNRPATASSDKRKPSWSRRFAVALGLSPHSEEKEAESKNVPSSKKIPSPSKNRSLSSKM; via the exons ATGAGCAAGCTACCAATTGCAGCTCcgcttcaaaaaaaagaaaccga TTGGAATACAGGCGACACGCATAGGCATGCAATGAATTTACCACCACTACCACAAGAAGATGGAATTCCATCTATTCCAAGGTCAGCGGCTCTTCCGAATCTATCCACCAGAATTTCTCCCTATTCCAATAAGGGTTACGTAGGTTTATCTGAAAATGATTCACGGACATTAGAAGTATTGAACAATATTTCCATTACTGTCAGTTCTATAATCAACCAAATCAATAAACTATTTCAAAGGAGTAGAGacaatgcttcttttcttcaagaacTACAAACGGTAGTAAAGAGATTGTCTGATACCTCCTTTCAAAATGTGGAATCTCAAAAATCTGTCCAAGATCTTCATTACCTTTTAGAAACGCAAATATCAACACAAAACCATCAGGTATCAGAGCTTGTGAAAGACATGAACAAAGCTACAAGTTTGGAAATCCGAAAGGAATTAGGCGTTTGCCTTGCTCatctaaaaaaaggagCCCTCGACATCGATCATGCTCTCAATACTTCTTTGCAGAAACAGTCAGATGAATTATTATCTGTTCAGAGCACGAATGAGAACCTCAATTCTTTACAAGGAACTTTACAAGGTATTTGTGACAATTTGCAGCAGGTATTTCCTTCTCAAGAAAAGTGGAATAGTATCAATGCGTCgctttttgaaaggaaCACTGAATTAGATTCCCTTGCAATCAGGAATGCGGAATATACAAACCAATTGCATGCTATTACCCAAAAGCTGATGATTACCGACGAAGCTACCGATGTGCAAAGGGACTTAATTAGCAAATTACAGGGCTTCGTGCATAATCAAGCAAATCAAGAGGATTTAtatcaaaagcaaagcttGCTGTACGAAAACTGGAAAGAAGTGGTGGCTTCTCACGAAAATGATTCTGATTTACTGCACAAGTTCCATACAACTTAtaatgaacttgaaaagcttgttaatagtttttcatattttgcTAATGGCGAGTATGCCCAGAGGATTGAGGACTTGAGAATGGGTCACGAAAACGTTAGTaatgttttgaaggaaCATACTCAGGTCCTTCTTAACGTCCAACAGAATATGGGTTCCGCTTTAGAAAACCAAGAAAGAAGTATcggtttttcttcaaaacaagaagcGTTAATCACGAAGCTCCAAGACCTCATTGATCGTTTGTTGTATCCGGGCCATTCTGATAAAAAGGAGCTTCAGACACCAACTTTACCGACCGGTGAAAGTCTTTATGAAATTCTAACCCTCCTCCACAGAAAATTATATATTGAAGAGCCTAAAGATACGACCTCAAATAATCTAAAAGCTATTACTACCGACCTCAGTATATATCTTAACTCTTTTAAAGATGAGGTATCAAGAATGTCTTCGCTTTACACCGGGTCATCTTTCTCTTCAAAGACTCTGAGCCTCCTAATGGCAAATGGCGAGCAGACGCAAGAAGAAGctaataaagaaaataattatcCAGAACTGAAGgtttcaaacaaaaataacCAGGAACTCCATGAGCATCTGAACTCCACGCTTACCCTTCGAAACAATACACTTTTAGACAATATTGCGAGCCTGGAAGTTCGAGAATCTACCCTAATTGACAAAATTTACAAGCTGGAACTCTCTTACACGCAACTAAATATGGACTACGATAAGGTTCAGAGTCACTTTCACTTAAAACAGACTGCCGTTCAAGAGCTTGAGAATAGAAGTATCCGTCTTGAAGAACGACTTAGAATGCTACAAAAATGGTCTACTAATTCATCCGCGCAAGATAATAACAATGCATCTTCCGAGCCGATTCCTCGTGTGGTAACTCCTCCACCAATTGATCAATCAAGCTTAACTAATAAGAAGAAGCGTGTTCCCTACAACACAACAAGAAATTCGGCGAATTTGGAGACATTGGACCAACAACGAACACCCAATAAGAGGTTCTCATCATTTTCGGGCTCCTCGAAAGTGGTGAACCGCCCTGCAACAGCATCATCtgacaaaagaaagccaTCTTGGTCAAGACGTTTTGCTGTTGCATTGGGACTGAGTCCTCACtcagaagaaaaggaggCAGAGTCGAAAAACGTTCCGAGCAGCAAAAAGATACCATCTCCTTCTAAAAACCGCAGTTTGAGCTCCAAAATGTGA
- the top2 gene encoding DNA topoisomerase II, which yields MPSDDDFVMSNSEDEVVPTTARKKTTAQSRAKKGSQSSRSASPSSSSSNSAAPATDAGGNVATSNASSQYQRLSPREHVLRRPDTYVGSIDRTTSNMWVYNSESEKLEYREVNYVPGLYKIFDEIIVNAADNKVRDRTMNTLKVNINPESNVITVFNNGKGIPVEIHDKEQIYIPELIFGNLLTSSNYDDNQKKVTGGRNGYGAKLCNIFSSEFTVETADKFQMKKYKQVWTDNMSKKKDPIVTDMKRPEEYTKITFKPDLQKFGMSEIDADIVAILKRRVYDMAGTVPETKVFLNDERLKVSGFKKYVDMYLSSSTPSDSESPTVIYEQVNDRWEIAFAVSDEEFNQVSFVNNIATIRGGTHVNYIADHIVKAVNEDVQKKNKGAPIRPFQIKNFIRIFVNCQIENPSFDSQTKETLTTKVSNFGSTCTPSASFMNRVKKTEIVERVLDLARSKADKQLSQTDSRGSRTRITGLPKLEDANKAGTKESHKCVLVLTEGDSARSQALSGLSVVGRDYYGIFPLRGKLLNVREASHTQIMNNKEIQAIKKIMGLVHKKNYTDAKELRYGHLMIMTDQDPDGSHIKGLIINFLESTYPSLLQIPGFLIQFITPIVKCKRNRQVLSFYTLPEYDYWKEANNNGRGWDIKYYKGLGTSDATEMKSYFSDLDRHMKYFHEIEEKDKGLIEMAFAKKKADSRKEWLRTYHPGIFMDYTVPQIPIDDFINKELIQFSMADNIRSIPSVIDGLKPGQRKIIHYCLKKNLTRQIKVSSLTGYVMSETAYHHGDSSLTQTIVNLAQNFVGSNNINLLMPHGQFGTRLEGGKDAAAPRYINTCLSPIARKLFKSEDDPLMNYQNEEGQWIEPDYYVPIIPMLLVNGAEGIGTGWSTNIPNYNPKDISANLRRLLNNEPLLEISPWYRGFRGGIEKVTPDRYKVSGIINQISDSKVEITELPVRFWTQDMKEYLETGIAGSDKTKPFIKDYEGYHGTGNVHFQVTLTEQGMREAVAESLEAKFKIVRSQATSNMMAFDPSGRIKKYESVEDILTDFFEVRLRTYQRRKELLVAELERRFDMFSNQARFVHMIIENELVVSKKKKNILVAELREKGFQPISKPKKGREADMEAERAQLRGEDPVEEQDSSSDFNYLLSMAIWSLTYEKYLELLKKRDDVMTELDTLIKLTPKDLYLQDLEEFEYTWDNVMDEMNRSMLEDEEASRGFVGSTKPSTTRRRNTGAKMKVKSEEPGDDNTGPGSGRPRAKSTARPTKVKSEETEQPATKARKGSQPTLSFAKENGSTSNKHLPEDKGTKTPFSIARGKGKKPDSSNSSSEGVQTKNKGKKRSSSDSPSDDEDPQTTKRAASRHGQSKATEPRTLFSSDDEEDLPSETISGKLQSNLKGPFVDITNAKEAPSKGRTTSVIDDEDFDDLPDSSTPKPNKTGMNGKADAAVSPTRPRRTTTRRAATTNNSIYVDSSLDESSFQDDSFVVGDNEDDDYEEDV from the exons ATGCCTTCAGACGATGATTTCGTGATGTCCAACTCGGAAGATGAAGTTGTTCCAACGACTGCAAGAAAG aaaactaCCGCCCAATCTCGTGCAAAGAAAGGTTCCCAGAGTAGTAGGAGTGCTTCGCCTTCATCgtcttcttccaattccGCCGCCCCTGCAACAGATGCAGGAGGTAACGTTGCTACATCAAATGCCTCTTCACAATACCAACGGTTAAGTCCAAGAGAACACGTTCTCAGACGTCCTGATACTTATGTTGGTAGTATCGACCGTACAACTTCGAACATGTGGGTGTACAATTCCGAGAGCGAAAAGCTCGAATACCGTGAAGTCAACTATGTTCCTGGTCTCTATAAAATTTTCGACGAAATTATCGTTAATGCTGCTGATAACAAGGTGCGCGATCGAACCATGAATACCTTAAAAGTCAATATAAATCCCGAGTCCAACGTAATTACCGTTTTCAACAATGGTAAAGGTATTCCCGTTGAAATTCACGACAAGGAACAGATTTATATCCCGGAGttaatttttggtaatCTACTTACTTCTAGTAATTATGATGacaatcaaaagaaagttacCGGCGGTAGAAACGGTTACGGTGCTAAACTTTGcaatatcttttcttcagaatTTACGGTAGAAACTGCCGATAAatttcaaatgaaaaagtacaaaCAGGTCTGGACTGACAACatgtcaaaaaagaaagatccCATCGTTACGGACATGAAAAGACCCGAGGAATATACGAAAATTACATTCAAGCCAGATTTACAAAAGTTCGGTATGTCCGAGATTGACGCCGATATTGTTGCCATTTTAAAACGCCGTGTTTACGATATGGCAGGTACTGTCCCTGAGACAAAGGTATTTTTAAATGATGAGCGCCTGAAGGTTAGCGGATTTAAAAAGTATGTTGATATGTACCTGTCTTCAAGCACGCCCTCCGATAGCGAAAGTCCTACTGTCATTTATGAGCAAGTCAATGACCGATGGGAAATTGCGTTTGCTGTATCTGACGAGGAATTCAAtcaagtttcttttgttaacAACATCGCAACAATTCGCGGAGGTACTCATGTCAATTATATTGCGGATCATATTGTGAAAGCGGTCAATGAAGAtgtacagaaaaaaaacaaaggcgCGCCAATTCGTCCCTTTCagataaaaaatttcattcGCATTTTTGTTAATTGCCAGATTGAAAATCCTTCATTTGACTCACAGACTAAGGAAACCCTTACTACTAAAGTATCCAATTTTGGTTCGACTTGTACGCCAAGCGCAAGCTTTATGAACCGCGTTaagaaaacagaaattgTAGAAAGAGTTTTGGATTTGGCTCGCTCAAAAGCTGATAAACAATTAAGTCAAACAGACAGTCGTGGGTCACGTACTCGAATTACTGGCTTGCCCAAACTTGAGGATGCCAATAAAGCTGGTACCAAAGAGTCTCACAAGTGTGTTTTGGTATTGACAGAAGGTGATTCTGCTCGTTCCCAAGCCCTTTCTGGTTTAAGTGTTGTTGGTCGAGATTATTACGGAATTTTCCCATTACGAGGTAAGCTACTAAACGTTCGTGAAGCTTCCCATACCCAAATTAtgaataataaagaaattcaaGCCATCAAAAAGATTATGGGACTTGTGcacaagaaaaattatacaGATGCTAAAGAACTACGATACGGGCATTTGATGATAATGACCGACCAGGATCCTGATGGCTCTCATATTAAAGGTCTAATCATCAACTTCTTGGAATCTACTTACCCGTCATTGCTGCAAATCCCAGGATTTTTGATACAGTTCATTACCCCTATCGTCAAGTGCAAACGAAATAGACAAgtcctttccttttatacTCTACCAGAATATGATTATtggaaagaagcaaataaCAACGGTCGTGGCTGGGACATAAAATATTATAAGGGTTTGGGTACAAGTGATGCCactgaaatgaaaagctaTTTTTCGGATCTCGATCGTCACATGAAGTATTTCCATGAAATAGAAGAGAAGGACAAAGGTTTGATTGAAATGGCATTTGCCAAAAAGAAGGCCGATTCGCGAAAGGAATGGCTTCGTACATATCATCCCGGTATTTTTATGGATTACACAGTTCCTCAGATCCCGATTGATGATTTCATCAACAAGGAACTTATTCAATTCAGTATGGCAGACAATATCCGTTCAATTCCCTCCGTTATAGATGGATTAAAACCCGGTCAGCGAAAGATTATTCATTACtgtttaaagaagaatctcaCTCGTCAAATTAAGGTAAGCAGTCTTACAGGATATGTTATGAGTGAGACGGCTTATCATCATGGCGATAGTTCCTTAACTCAGACGATTGTTAACTTAGCTCAAAACTTTGTCGGAAGTAACAATATCAATCTTTTAATGCCCCATGGTCAATTTGGAACTCGACTAGAAGGCGGTAAGGATGCAGCAGCTCCTAGGTATATCAATACTTGTCTCTCTCCTATAGCTAGGAAGTTGTTCAAATCGGAAGATGATCCTTTGATGAATTATCAGAATGAAGAAGGACAGTGGATCGAGCCTGATTATTACGTCCCAATTATACCAATGCTACTTGTTAACGGTGCTGAGGGAATTGGAACAGGCTGGTCTACTAACATTCCAAATTATAATCCTAAAGATATTTCTGCTAATTTAAGACGACTTTTGAATAATGAACCCTTGCTTGAGATATCTCCCTGGTACCGCGGTTTCCGTGGTGGTATAGAAAAGGTTACACCCGACAGATACAAAGTTAGTGGTATAATTAATCAAATAAGCGattcaaaagttgaaatTACTGAACTGCCTGTTCGATTTTGGACCCAAGATATGAAAGAATACTTAGAAACGGGTATTGCAGGAAGTGATAAAACCAAACCATTTATTAAGGACTATGAAGGCTATCATGGTACGGGTAATGTACATTTTCAAGTCACTCTCACAGAACAGGGCATGAGGGAAGCTGTGGCTGAGTCCTTGGAAGCTAAATTCAAAATAGTCCGAAGTCAAGCTACTAGTAATATGATGGCATTTGATCCTTCCGGAAGGATAAAGAAATACGAAAGTGTCGAAGATATTTTGAcagatttttttgaagttcGTTTGCGAACTTATCAAAGACGCAAAGAACTTTTGGTTGCTGAATTAGAACGCCGCTTCGATATGTTTTCCAATCAAGCGAGATTTGTCCACATgattattgaaaatgaacttGTAGtttcgaaaaagaagaagaacatCCTTGTAGCTGAACTCCGCGAAAAAGGATTTCAGCCAATTTCGAAACCTAAGAAAGGTCGTGAGGCTGACATGGAAGCCGAGCGTGCTCAACTACGTGGCGAAGATCCCGTTGAAGAACAGGATTCTTCGAGTGACTTTAATTACCTTTTGTCTATGGCAATTTGGTCTTTAACATACGAAAAGTATTTGGAgctgttgaagaaaagagatgATGTTATGACAGAACTTGACACGTTAATTAAACTGACTCCTAAGGATTTATACTTGCAAGACttagaagaatttgaataCACTTGGGACAATGTGATGGACGAAATGAACCGGAGCATGTTGGAGGATGAAGAGGCATCAAGAGGGTTTGTTGGGTCTACCAAACCTTCCACAACGCGTAGACGAAATACGGGTGCGAAAATGAAAGTGAAGTCCGAAGAACCTGGTGATGACAATACAGGGCCTGGAAGTGGCAGACCACGTGCAAAAAGCACCGCAAGGCCAACGAAGGtaaaaagtgaagaaaCAGAACAACCGGCTACAAAGGCTCGCAAGGGAAGTCAGCCAACACTTAGTTTCGCTAAAGAAAATGGTTCAACTTCAAATAAACATTTACCAGAGGATAAAGGTACAAAAACCCCCTTTTCTATTGCAAGAGGAAAAGGCAAGAAACCAGACTCCTCAAACTCGTCGAGCGAAGGTGTTCAAACTAAAAATAAGGGGAAAAAGCGTTCATCTTCTGATTCACCAAGTGATGACGAGGATCCTCAGACTACAAAGAGAGCAGCATCTCGGCATGGCCAGTCTAAAGCAACTGAACCTAGGacattattttcttccgATGATGAGGAAGACTTACCTTCCGAGACTATATCTGGCAAACTCCAAAGTAATTTGAAGGGCCCGTTTGTCGACATTACCAATGCTAAAGAGGCCCCATCGAAAGGAAGAACAACTTCGGTTATTGATGATGAGGATTTTGACGATTTACCAGACAGTTCCACTCCCAAACCAAATAAGACCGGCATGAACGGAAAAGCAGATGCGGCAGTGTCCCCGACTAGGCCTCGTAGGACAACCACCCGGCGAGCGGCTACTACGAATAACTCCATTTATGTAGATTCTTCCTTGGATGAATCCAGTTTTCAAGATGATTCATTCGTAGTTGGAGATAATGAAGACGATGATTATGAAGAGGATGTCTAA